The DNA window CAGGTCGCCCCCGAGCCCGACATCCGCGCAAAGTCACTGTGCCGACCCAAAGCGGACAGCAGCTCACCTATATCGGGGACAAGCGCGACCGCAGCCGCCTCCAGATCGTTGCGCGCTGACTTTTGCAGCGAAGAGAGCTCCAACCCCGCAAGCGCGCCGCCGTCCCGGCCATGCCATCTGCGAAAAATGTCGGCAGTCGAGACCGCTTTGCCCGGATTGGCGAGCAGCAAATGCCGACCTTCCAGACCACCGATCGAGACGAAGCGCAGCTCATCACCCTTGCCCGTGCCAAAAGCGCTGCAACTGAAGAGGCAGGCCGGAACGTCCGCTCCCAATTCGCCTGCTATCGCCTCGAAATCATAGAGCGGTCGTTCAAGCCGCCAGAGCCGGTTCAGCAGCCTGATTGCCGCGGCGGCGTCGGCTGAGCCCCCGCCGATACCCGACGCCACCGGCAAACGCTTGTCCAAGCGCAGCGAGGCGCCGCGTTCCGGGGCAAACGCATCCGCTACCGCTCGGGCGGCGCGCAGGACGAGATTATTCTCATCCTCGTCTTCCAGCGCATCCTTGAACGGTCCCGTCACCGTCAAGGACAAGCTTTTTGCGTCGACACCGCTCAAGTGGTCTCCGTCGCCGCAGAACGCGAAAACCGTCTCCAGCGCATGATAACCGCCAGCCATCCGGCCGCGCACATGCAGCGCCAGGTTGAGCTTGGCGTAAGCGATTTCCGTTTCCGAAGTCATGTGAGCTTTCAGGGCTTACATATTGGGATAATTGGGGCCGCCCCCGCCCTCCGGCACCACCCAATTGATATTCTGATAAGGGTCCTTGATGTCGCAGGTCTTGCAATGGACGCAGTTCTGCGCGTTGATCTGGAAGCGCTCTTCGCCTCCTTCCTCCACAAACTCGTAGACACCTGCAGGACAATAGCGCTGCGACGGGCCGTCGAAGATAGGCAGGTTCTTTTCAACCGGCAGGCTTGGATCCTTGAGCTGAAGATGAACCGGTTGGTCTTCCTCATGATTGGTATTCGAAAGATAGACCGAAGATAGCCTGT is part of the Novosphingopyxis iocasae genome and encodes:
- a CDS encoding 4-(cytidine 5'-diphospho)-2-C-methyl-D-erythritol kinase; this translates as MTSETEIAYAKLNLALHVRGRMAGGYHALETVFAFCGDGDHLSGVDAKSLSLTVTGPFKDALEDEDENNLVLRAARAVADAFAPERGASLRLDKRLPVASGIGGGSADAAAAIRLLNRLWRLERPLYDFEAIAGELGADVPACLFSCSAFGTGKGDELRFVSIGGLEGRHLLLANPGKAVSTADIFRRWHGRDGGALAGLELSSLQKSARNDLEAAAVALVPDIGELLSALGRHSDFARMSGSGATCFALFDSADAAATARDDLRAQFGDHWPGFWTMTAQPRIEACDDAASAPERATS